Part of the Pseudomonadota bacterium genome, ATCATTTCAAATTACCTCAATAGGACCGTTCAGGTTGTGAAGAAAGTTGTCGTGGACGATGATGTTGATAAGTCTCTGGAGCGTTTGCGCGAGTCCAAGGCCGACCTTAAGCCGATAGAGGATCGCAAGGAGGCTGCAAAGGGTGATGTGGTGGCTCTCTCCATATCTATTCAGATCGGGGACGGGGAATTCTCTCGTGGTGAGCCGTTCGTTGATCAGCTCGGCTCTGGCAAGCTCTCTCATGAGGTTGAGGAGCAGTTCGTTGGACTGAGCGTTAACGACAGTAAGGACGTGGTTATTACCGGTGCCGAGGATCATCAGAATCCAGGGATGCGGGGCAAGCAGGTCACCTATCGAGGCATGTTGCACGGTATCTTTACCAAGAATTTGCCAACCCTTGATGATGATTTTGTAAAGACTATCGGCCTTGAGGTTGAGACCGTAGCGGCTTTGCGTGAAAAGGTGCGTGAGCAGCTTAGTAAGCAAGCAGAGGAGGAGGTTAAGTCCGAGACCCAGGGCGCTCTCTTGGATATGCTTGTAAAGGAGCACCCATTTAAGGTCCCTTCTGCGATGGTTGACGATGAAATCCGAGGGATCGTAGCGCGTTACGGATTTGCTGGCAGGGAGGCAAAGCCGGAATCTATCGATGTAAACCTATTTCGTGAGCAGTTCTCTGAGTTCGCGCTAAATAGAATTCGGGGTGCAATTATCATAGATCGCGTCGGTTCGGCCGAGGATATCAAGGTTGATGAGGCTGACCGTGAGCGTATGATTCAGCGTGCAGCTGAGCAGAACGGCTCTACGGTCGAGGCAACGCGCAAGATCCTATTGGAAAAATCGCGTATTATGTCCTTTTTGCTGGAGGTTAGGCGCACCAAGATACTTGAGCACTTAATGTCTAAGACTACGGTTGAATACACAGATGCTCCAGAACCTGGTGTCCCAGAATTCGGTG contains:
- the tig gene encoding trigger factor codes for the protein IISNYLNRTVQVVKKVVVDDDVDKSLERLRESKADLKPIEDRKEAAKGDVVALSISIQIGDGEFSRGEPFVDQLGSGKLSHEVEEQFVGLSVNDSKDVVITGAEDHQNPGMRGKQVTYRGMLHGIFTKNLPTLDDDFVKTIGLEVETVAALREKVREQLSKQAEEEVKSETQGALLDMLVKEHPFKVPSAMVDDEIRGIVARYGFAGREAKPESIDVNLFREQFSEFALNRIRGAIIIDRVGSAEDIKVDEADRERMIQRAAEQNGSTVEATRKILLEKSRIMSFLLEVRRTKILEHLMSKTTVEYTDAPEPGVPEFGAPKPDAAVKA